The genome window GGCAAGCCGCCCCCGGTTCGATCATTTGCATTTTCACCGGCCGAATCGAAGAGATGACCGCCAAAATAAAAGCACTAAAGGAGCAGGAAGTGGATTTGACCATCACCCAGGCAGAAATCCCCAATATCGGATTTCAGTCGGAATATCGGCAGTAACTCTTTTGGGCCGCTTCGGTAAACGGTCGGCAAAATTTGCTTTCATAAAAATATAACCAATAAAAGGCGGCTTTACCATTATTTTAAAAAGAACAATGGTTTGTCTATCAAAAACCCCGGGAACCCAAAGAGTTCTTCATGTTCGGGGAACGGGGCATGGTGAAAAAGCATCTTGACCATTTAATCCAGCAGGGGCGTGCCGCCCGTTCCGGAGACCATTATTACCTGATATAGACGCCTGTAACTTCAATTTGCCTTTTGCCTGTCAAAACGATAGGGTAGGCAAAATGCCCTTTTCTGTGCTATACTATTTTTATGTCAATCGGTTTGGAAAGAAACAGCAATGCATGAACTGCCGGTAACCGAACGTATACTCAATATTGTGCTCAAACACGCCGAGCGCAACCGGGTCAGCCAAATTGTCTCGATCACCCTGACCGTCGGCGAGCTGAGTGAACTCGAAGATGAATGGATACAGCATTATTTCGATTACCTGAGCAAGGATACGATCGCCGCCGGCGCAAAACTGAAAATTGAACGCACGCCGATCGTGATTCGCTGTAATGCCTGCGGCCGGAGCGAATCCGTCAGCAAAGCGCAGCTGGGCGAAGTGGTTT of Desulfobacterales bacterium contains these proteins:
- the hypA gene encoding hydrogenase maturation nickel metallochaperone HypA, coding for MHELPVTERILNIVLKHAERNRVSQIVSITLTVGELSELEDEWIQHYFDYLSKDTIAAGAKLKIERTPIVIRCNACGRSESVSKAQLGEVVCPQCGASADFTLVSGREYYIKEMEAQ